The genomic interval caataaaaatatttaatctgtaaaacaaagttagcataataaacataGTATTAAATAGTAATTAGATACTGTCTTCCCgataccaggatctagtcaaggtctcaatttagatcttcgaaatagacctaaatttgaccgacgcctactgtctccTCAACCGGGACGCGCCCTCgttgagtcactctcctctagtgacttaccttcacttaccaagcaTCGAGTTACCTCCTTGACATCCAATCTGACCTATCAAGTCTTCTTGTCAGAATTATACATTCGAACTTCGCCAAttgggaatcgaacatcctgaccTCCTGCCGGAATCACAGATCCGAACTTTAACCCATCAAGAATCGAATATCCTGATCTCTTGCCATAatcccacatctggacttcaCCAATTGGAAATTACACATCTCGACTGGACTTCCTACCTAGTGTCTGGTTCTCTTGACTCGTCAAGTCAGTTAACCCTGCACACTCGGTAATAAGTTTAGATCACAAacaaatctaactttaatccacttgtcattcatcagaACTCAGATTtaatcattattgtcaattgcacgAACAGCAAGCTCCGAGAGGTTTAGACTAACCCATACGCCCACTTCTCTAGACAAGTATAGTGgcattcaacatctttcaataaaTGGCAtaaaaagtacactggttgttgtTCATTGTCATCCTGTCGCACCAATGTCGATCCGACATCCCGCTCGGTGGAAGACAAGTAGATCCAGAGCAACTCGTCGGACTTCGCGAGTACAGGTAAAGAAGAGAGATAGCTTTTGGTTTCCTCTAATGCCTTGTTGCACTTggcgtcccattgaaatttggtggCTCGGCATAGAATCTTGAAGAGCGACAGGTTCCGATTGGATGATTTTGAGATAAATCTCGATAGAGCTGTAATTCGCCTGGTTAgacgttgagcttccttcaagttgtgTGGCGGGAGCATGTCTTAGAATGCTTTCACCTTGTGGGGGTTAGCTTCAATCcgccgctcggtcactatgtagccgAGGAAGTGCTCGCTTCTTGCCCCAAATAAGCATTTGTTGGGGTTGAGCTTGACTGCATACTTCCTCAAGGTTCGACACGTCTTTACGATATCTGCATATAGATCAATAGCTCGGAGGAATTTTATCAGTATATCGTCAACATATGCCTCCATATTTTTACCGATCTGCCTCTAAAATACTTTGTTCATAAGTCTCTGGTAGGTTGCTCTTGCGTTCTTCAGTTCGAATGACATAACGTTGTAACAGTAGGTTCCATCGACCatgatgaaactgaccttctcttaaCCTGATAGTAttcttgatatgcatccagcatgcatatcaattCGCAGCCCGCCATAGAATCCACCATTTGATTTATGCGTGGCAGGAGGTAGTaatccttcgggcatgctttATTTAAATCTCTAAAGTTTACGCAGACCCGTCACTTGTTCCCCGACTTAGATACTAATACCACATTTGCAagccaacttgggaattgcaCTTATCTGATGTGTCCAGCTTCAAGCAGCTTTTCAACTTCCGCTTGGATGATCTGATTCTGCTCTACCccaaaatctcttttcttttgtttgactAGCCAAGAGTCCaatcggacatgcaactcatgctgcatCACAGTTGGAGAAATACCTGGAAACTCGTGTGTTgcccaggcaaacacatcatggTTGTGTTTCAAGCAAGCGACTAGCTCGACTTCTTCTCAGGGCTCAGATCGGCGGCGATGAAGGTAGTGACTTCCGATCAGCTAGGATGAATTtgtacttcttccttttcttcgtaGACCAAAGTCGGTAGAGCCTCTTGAATTACGTTTACCTCCAACTGTTGAGCTTTCTGGGCGGCCCGTGACTCAGCTCTTACAATTTCCACATAACATTTGCATGCTACTAGCTGGTTGCCCCTAACTTCGCCGATCGAGTCATCTACCGAAAACTTGATCTTCTCGCAGAAGGTGGAGACAACGACTCGAAACTCATTCAGCGTCGGTCGGTCAAGTATCACATTATATGACGAGGGGGCGTGCACTACAATGAAATTCGTCGGGCGGGTCCTCATGAGTAGCTCCTTTCCAAGAGATGTGGCTAGACAAATTTGGCCGATCGGCAATACTTCATTATCTATGAACTCATACAATGGAGTCGTCATAGGCTGGAGTTCACTTTTTCTATCTAAAGCTGATCAAAcatcttcttgaatatgatgttaacCAAGCTGCCTGTGTCAACAAAAGTATGGTGAATGTTATAGTTGACAATCACTGCCTTAATAATTAAGGCGTCGTCATGAGGGATTTTCACTCCAAATTTTGAGGACCAAAATTAATTTCTGGTCCTTGTGCATTCTCCTTGTTgcaccctaccgcatggatcTCCAATCTCTGTGCGTGTGATTTCCTAGCACGGTTGGGCCACCTGTTATCATGTCGATGTCTCCCCGGACGACATTATCGTGATTTTCTTCCTACCCGTCCGACCGACATGCTGGCGGCTCGATCGATGCTCGAGCGGGCCTTTGATTCTCTTTGTTGGGACTGTTGCTGGTTCCGCTCGGCTGGTATGTTGCCTTGACCTTGGGGCCCGCCCGGTTGGCGATGACGTTGGCAGGTTGGAGAGGGATATCGTCGGCGGAATCCTTGAAGGGGCAAGGTCCTGGATTAAAGTGGTAGCAGTCCTTCGTATTATGAGTCACCGAGCAATGGTAAGAGCAGAACATTGGAGGTTCACTTTCGGGGCTTGGGGAATCTTATCCGCTCAGCTTCCATATGCTGGACTGCTTGCGGTTAAAACTCCTGATGTTGTTATTGAGGGCCCGCTTGGGGCCCTTTTGAGGGCACATTACTGTTGACCGATCGAATCTCATGAATAGCAGCAAGCTCGGGGATCACTTCTTTCTTCCGAGTTAACTTGGTTTCCTCAACATTGATGTATTTTGTAGCCCGTCGGAGCAGATAATCGAAATCTCTTGGAGGCTTTCGAAAGAAATAATTATCTGTAAGTCCTTGTGAAAAAGCACTTATCAAAATTTCCTGAGTGGCTGATAGGACGCCCATGGCCACTTGATTGAATCTGTTGATGTAGGTCCGTAGTGTCTCATTGGCTCCTGCTTGAGCGAGAACAAATTCAGAGTCATTTTCTGATAGCGACGACTGCTAGCGAAGTATTGGAGGAAAGCCGCtcgaaaatccttgaagctaCAGAAGGATCCGGTTGGTAGTCATTTGAACCATCTCCGCGCCGAATCAGACAAGGTAATGAGAAACACTCTATATTTAACTCTATCGGTGTACTGGTGGAGTGTCGCTATATATAAAACTTGAGTAAATGATCCTCAGGATCAGTCAATCCTCTATATTCTTCGATCAACAAAGGTCGAAAATGAGTTGACAGCTGGTCATCAAGGATTTCTTGGAAAAACTGCATGCTTACCTGCTCGGGAGAATCGTCGGTTCGGGGTGCTTTGCCCTTACGAATATCCCGGGCGAGCGCGTTCTCGAAGGACGATCCTTGTGTCCCTTCCAcccagacatgctcttctgaagGCATTTTGAATAATGCTCTGTGGTATGAGATCAGTGCATTGGGCATTGGTAGCAAGTCAGTCGACGCGATGGGTGCTTGATGGAAAGCTCCCGTCGACTGTGGTTTGGTTGACGCCCGATGGGACCCTCCACTCGGGTCCCATGTCCAACTTGTTGGCCAGTCACAAATATGGCCAGGTCGTTTAGCGTTTGACACTCTACAGTCGCTTGCTGTTGTTGAACCATTTTTGCAGCCCAAGCATTTATCAACATCCCCAGTTCTTCTTGGGTTAATGTCACGGTGGTGAGCCATCCACGGTGAGCTGGGGGCGTGGCTCTGCTGTTGACCAAATGAAGACTTTGCACTATCCTATAATATAGAGAGCGTTAGTGTTgggccaaggaaggggtcccggCGTTGGCCCTTCGACACTCAAATCTGTGATGGGTTTATAGAGAGGAAATAGTGAAGACGAACAACAGCAAATGAGCGTGTAAAATTATGGAGCATCATATACCTTCACCAGTGAATGGAGACTCCCTTTTATAATGTCACTGTTGCATTTATGCCTTGCCTTCTCAgtcaccgtgatttacctcctctgtgttggtccGGAGCGGGCTGGAGgggacgctgggggcgagcgtattcgccttttaccaCTATTGCATTTACGCACTCCCTGCAATCTGTGTAAACTCACCCCACCTACCACATGCCTTCTTAGTCACCGTGTTGGTCTTGGGGCGGGCTAGCAGGGGCACAGGGGCGAGTGTATTCGCCTTTTGTCACATTGTTGCATTTACGCACATATCTCAAAGCATTTGCACACTTCCCAAAGCGTTCCTAAGAAAGTACAGGTCGTAATGTGTTTCTGACATCTTTCCTTAAACAATCACACAAATCTCTGTGATTTGACAGACTGGAAGTTTTTAAAGTACGATTTACCTACGGGATATTCTGTGTCCCTGATgacacaaacttccaaaagagtaaAGATATGGCGGGAATGGGATCTGTTTTAGGTCGACCGACCGTCACTCAGGGAGACCACTGACTCTGCCCTATAGGTCACCGCTGATGACCCGGTCTTCACTCAACCCCTTTCTTGGCCATAAAGGAATAGTGTGTCCGATTGGCTTACATCCCTGATCGGCTGAGGCCGTCGGTCGGGTTACTCAACGCTCCACAATGAGGCTGGCATGTCTGACCCGAGTTGAGTCACAAAGTCCGGCCAAGCGAGAGGCCTGGTCGGACATTCGCGTCTGATTGACTACGTGGCCAGCTTGGGCATGCTGCTTCAATCACTTCTTGACTATGACCTCCACGACAACCGATCTTCCctattttgacctatctttttggGATCCACCTTTGTCGCCGTATCAATAGTGTTAATCCTTTTTTCCTTTAACAGACTCTTAAGGTCATTGTTGATTGTTGTTTGATCAATTGGTCCATTTTAATCTTCAAAAGTGAACTGTCTCTGTTTCAAAATGATATAGAAGTTGTTATTATGTaaaaggaaaaaacaaaaaaagaaacagTATGTGGTTCTAAATTTTTTGCTCGTTTTCCATTTTTATTAAATAGTTGTGTTTCACTCGATGTAGTCTCTTATGTTATTGTTCAAATGCACTCGTACCAATGTTTTTTATTCTTAGACTAGAGGCTAAGCTTTAAAAGTGTTCTtttcatcctttttttttttggcacgtttttagaaaattttggtcatattttgaattttgatgctAGTTAATCACCAAGAGAGACCATAAATTGCCTATCTTGATGGACTTATTTGCAGCATCGACTTCCTTAATCTTCTAATTGCAGGTAGAACTTTGTGGCCATGCAACTTTAGCAGCTGCGCATTTTCTCTGGTCACATGGTCTAGTTAATAGTGaagtaatttatttttcaaccaaATCTGGAACACTGACAGCCAAGCGAGTTGTTTCCTCCAATATTTTCGATGCAATAGATGTTTCCTCAACCAAAGCTCAAAAGTTCTTCATTGAGTTGGATTTTCCAGTGCTTCCGGTAGCAGAATGTGATGCTCTTGAGACACTATCGATTCCTGTTACTTTGAATGGTGCTTCCATCATCAATGTTCAGAAATTTGGAGCTGATGAACAGCTCATGGTACTCATCTTTTCTTATCTCgtgaaaacatttttaaaaatatcattcATTCTAAGAATATGCAAAGTATGCTTTGAAATACTTTAACTGCTTTTCTTCATGCTGTATTCAACTTATTGCCACCTGAACAATAGCATGATTCTGGAAATGTATGTTAACAATGAACTGTTCTCAGGTCGAGCTTTCTTCTGCAAAGGATATTCTCAATCTACAACCAAATTTTGAAGAGATTCAAAAGTGTGCTGGAGGTGCTCTTGTCGTAACCACATCTGCTCCTGCCAATTCTGAATTTGACTTCTTTACTCGTTATTTCTGCCCGAAGTTTGGAATTAATGAGGTATTCTATACGCCACTTTTAATAGTCTTCTTATAAACCATTTCAGAGATTAGCCAACTACATATCAATAATACATGATTAGCTTGCATgtgtatatatgtatatatcaaTTCTATTTCTGAGATACCTGCAATTGGGTGGTCGGGGCATCCGGAAGTGATCCGGGCACTCAGAAGTGAATGCACTTAGGGGCATCCAGTCCACTCAGTCGCGGACGCGCGTCGTGGATGGCGAGtcaaacttatttaataaatttgaaaattcaagtttgCTCCCTTTTTTTCTCCCCAAGGAAATAGAAActaaagaaaaatatttctttttcctATAATTTTCTTATCCTTTTTTTTTCACTAGTTCTTTGTTTCTCTCGTGTGAAATTGGGCCATAATACAAAACCCAGATCAGTTGCACTATGGTCTCTGATTTCTTTCGAGTAATCCATGATACTTTAGGGAAAATCTCTAGGTATATCTTTCCTTTTACATGTACAAGATCTATCACAGGATCCTGTTTGTGGAAGTGTGCATTGTGCTTTGACACCCTACTGGAGTAAAAAACTGGGGAAGAACAGCCTCGTCGCATACATGGTACCAATCTCTTTATTAAACCAAAAATATTTGTAGCATTTTATTTTATCCATCTATCTATTACTTACaaattattttctcttcttttcgATGTAGGCTTCTCCAAGAAGTGGGAGACTCGACCTTGAGCTGATCGTCGAGACTCAAAGAGTACTCATTCGAGGAGAAGCTGTGACTGTGATGACCGGAACTTTGTTAGTCTAATACTATAGTTGTTAAAGGCTAATCCAAGCTATTTGGATCTAGACTAGCTGAATAAATCATTTCACGTAAACATATTTTATCATCGTGAAAATCATTATTTATCTAAACCAAATGTAAGAATTCAAATGAAGTATGTATTTCCCTTCTGTTGCAAGTCACGCCAGAGGTGTCAGGCCGGTAACCCTCGATTTTCAATCTCCATTCCATCTCATCCAGCATTTTGTCtcgtctttatttattttttttttttcaatttgagAATGACTTATCATCTTGTCCGAAAGCGTAGCGTGGGAGATGACGAACTGATTAGTGATTGTGTGACTAGGAGAAGACTCTGGACGGAAAAAAAGTAATGCTAAGTGATCTTGGAGCTAAGAGTTATGAATCTGTGTATATCATAGATAGATCCATGGAAGTGTTAGAGCGATAATCAAAGAAGGGGTCTTTGGCGTAAACACTCCAATATTCAAGTTAGAATAATAGTCAAGCGAAATGGAGAAGACAATGAATAGTAGAATAATAGAGCAAATGCGCGAGTGTGTAAATATGTATGTATTTCTGTGCGTACCTAATCAACGAAGAGGATCTCTCCTTATTGACATATTACAATTCTATGATAATATTGTCTTCTATAGAGAGTTCAATCGGCTCTAGGCCGATTGGTTATAGATTAGGAGTTATAAAAAGTGGGGTGTTGAGCCTCGTAAGTTCGATTGGCACTGGGACCAAACGGATGTAAGTTGAGCCTTGCATTTTGGAGAAGTGGGGAGGTGAACTCCTAAGGTCCGACCGGCTTTTTAGTTAACCGGGTTTATACTGGGGATTCGGCATTCGCTCGGATAATATGTCCAATTAGACTTTATGTCGAGGGTTCATTTTACACTCAGCCGTTATACTTGTATATAAAGTTCGATTCAGCCGAGCGATGCACCTAGCGTATCTGATCGACCTTTCATCCGATCGGTCAAATTGTTCGGCGATGATACTAGACTTATTTCAACATAGCATTGATATAACCCGAGAGTTGATCTCTTTTTGACTTTGACCGTTACATCAACTGACTTTCTTAAGATTGAACCAACTTCGGGGGTTGCATCTTACTCGCTGTATCAGCTGATATCGCCTACAAAGAATTCATGCCCAACATACCCCATTGATAAATACGATCAAGCTACAATCTGGTTTCTTCATGACCACCTCGTCCCATCTCCCTTTCAATGCATATAACTTTCCAACAATAGGTAGAATCCGTCACTAGCACTTCTCCATCTCTGCAGATCATTTACGAGGAATTCCGTAATAATGCCCCATCCATTCAACCCATCGACTGTGTACAAGCCAAACTAACACTTGCCAAGGTAGTCGGTCCACGAGCTGATCTAGTAGAGCATAGCCTACGATCATAACACTCGATCTATGTAACTACATCCTTCACTGGCATTGCGTCAAATAAAGTTCTTGCTTAAACCAGTAGCTCCAATATCGTAAATATGAGTGACATATCTCTTCTCTTGGACCACAAAAAAATAGTCCAAGAAATCTGTGCTTGGTGCATAGCCTCCTGTGCAGCTTCGTTAGATAAATATTTTCTATGATTTATCTTCTTCTAGAAAGTATGAAATTATCCTAGAAGGATCCTTAAAAGTGACATCTTCATCTTTTACTCCCATTATAATATTTCTTTTAGCACTCGAGATAACAATATAACGACATGACATCTTATTTTTCTAggcatttaaaaattaaatcttaattttagtgaattaacaaataattttttcttaattaataattgatctaAGAACGCGAAACTGATGAGTCACTTATTACGAGTACTTCTCGATTTACTGAGGATTGATCTaagaattaatcaacttaaactaGTGCCaactaaaaatatataatatattttaatataattttcaaataCAATGCTTCAGTTTGTTAAGCCGGTAGCTTTCATAACCAACCATTTATGGAGCTTCCATATACgtcattaaaattaatataatagttTACAGGCTTTCTCTCCCCGTGATCAATcgattcaaaagaaaaaaataaattattttttaaacaaatttaaccATCTAaattttactattaaaattaaacaaaatgaaataaatgtaaaattaattaattcaatctaTTAATGCTgcatataaattaatttatattggatAATCGAGTTCATCAATTATCAATCATAAATGAAAtcgtaatttaaataattttctttttaaaaactattcaaATACATTAATCCACTAGGATCGATTTAATCGAAAAAATTGAAATTTCAAATTAACTGAATCAAATTTTAGAACTTGATTATTTTCACTAAACGAGTATGCAATCAAATGatcaatatataatattttatcataTATATAATACTATTATGATATTAtcacatccaaatccaaatccaaattttatttaatattttatccaaataaaaaatatattttgagcCAATTGAATTGATTTTATTACCATAGAAGTCTAGCCAAACCATAAGGTCTACTAAACTTTATAGAAATTATTAACCACTTTCTTAtatgttctttttcttcttcaaatTTTCACATACCcgtttttatatataatttatttaaaaaaattaaagatatttaaaaattttaatgttaaaaaagaaattaaatttgagATGAGTTATAAGTTGAGTCAACCGAGTCGAGTTAAGTTGAGCCTTGATCAAGCTCAAGCGAGTTGGTATGTCAAGTGTGTTGCGGAAAGAAATGGAATATTTTTAGCAAGTAGTTAACCATGGTTAATTTGAGAGGTTAAAATTCCGTAGGATATATATACCCTCCTAAATCGCCGAGCGAGCCCCTAAAGCCAAAAATTGACGGAGGCAGTCCAGAAGGCGTTCTTCACCAAGGCCCTGTGCCGCGACCCAATCCGCCCGGTCACCATCGCCGATCGGTCTTCGGATCGGTCTTAACCGCGCTAGATACGTCCTGGTAATCTCCGATCCTTCTCTCGCCGCTCCATGCAGTGGATTGCTTGGTCGCCAGCCTCGTCTTACACGGCGTTTCAACCGATCCATTCAAACCTCTTTCTGATCGAATGTTTCCCGATTCTATGCGAAATTTTTGATCGCACGAGCACTGTGTGCGGATTTAGCAAGACTGATGTGTTTTCTCGGGAGAAGCTGCGTTTTTTTCTTGGGAAAACGGTTCTGATTTGGCGCTCGCTCAATAAGTTAGGCGCGCAAAAATCGTTCTTTTGTTCTCCTGTTGATTTGTTTATTGGTTTTTCTGATAGAACTGATGGTT from Zingiber officinale cultivar Zhangliang chromosome 6B, Zo_v1.1, whole genome shotgun sequence carries:
- the LOC121988752 gene encoding uncharacterized isomerase BH0283-like, which produces MAKRAVRYAVIDAFTSAPFKGNPAAVCLLDTPEDAAAGDEWMQSVAGEFNISETAFLSRAVDVESDCPTNGACGPRFHLRWFTPVAEVELCGHATLAAAHFLWSHGLVNSEVIYFSTKSGTLTAKRVVSSNIFDAIDVSSTKAQKFFIELDFPVLPVAECDALETLSIPVTLNGASIINVQKFGADEQLMVELSSAKDILNLQPNFEEIQKCAGGALVVTTSAPANSEFDFFTRYFCPKFGINEDPVCGSVHCALTPYWSKKLGKNSLVAYMASPRSGRLDLELIVETQRVLIRGEAVTVMTGTLLV